Proteins encoded in a region of the Campylobacter geochelonis genome:
- a CDS encoding integrase arm-type DNA-binding domain-containing protein, giving the protein MLSDTQIKNLKPQNKDYFISDIDNLSLVIKTNGNKIWRFRYTSPATLKRRLMVLGNYPALSLANARNKATKFINDIRQGFDPLELLNEFKSQIKPSFESVINEWLETKSYTTEKTQKNIKSLMINDVLPSLKDKTIDEIKHPDLVKILILKQSTAPIMASKLLRYLNDLWQYSCTKGYCETKQIFHYKVKQALKALKTYF; this is encoded by the coding sequence GTGCTAAGTGATACGCAGATAAAAAATCTAAAGCCACAAAATAAAGATTATTTTATAAGCGACATCGATAATTTATCGCTTGTTATAAAAACTAATGGTAATAAAATATGGCGATTTAGATATACAAGTCCAGCAACCTTAAAGCGCCGTTTAATGGTTTTGGGAAATTACCCAGCTTTAAGCCTAGCTAATGCACGAAATAAAGCAACTAAATTTATTAATGATATAAGGCAAGGTTTCGACCCATTAGAGCTATTAAATGAGTTTAAAAGTCAAATAAAGCCAAGTTTCGAAAGTGTTATAAATGAATGGTTAGAAACTAAGAGTTATACAACAGAAAAAACCCAAAAAAACATAAAATCGCTTATGATAAATGATGTGTTGCCAAGCTTGAAAGATAAAACCATAGATGAGATTAAGCACCCTGATTTAGTGAAGATTTTAATTCTCAAGCAATCAACAGCGCCAATAATGGCAAGTAAGTTGCTGAGATATTTAAATGATTTATGGCAGTATTCTTGCACGAAAGGCTATTGCGAAACTAAACAAATATTTCACTACAAAGTCAAACAGGCTTTAAAAGCACTCAAGACCTATTTTTGA
- a CDS encoding GntR family transcriptional regulator, with protein MNLNKPKTMAEFVSDSLRKDILLGKIPGGTRLKQDEISELLSVSATPVREAIKILSAQGLVNFDAYRGAVVKNLSYKDAKDIYDIRLMLEPILIKRSLEKFDEIYLKKAISIQNDIDKCTNPYDWAILNSAFHSTFWEVESDSKLYDIVQNLLISSIPYITITLMHKQDHIALSDDEHLAIINAYKSRDEGLLIELNSNHTMKTRDILEDAINA; from the coding sequence ATGAATTTAAACAAACCAAAAACAATGGCAGAATTTGTCTCAGACTCTTTAAGAAAAGATATCTTGCTTGGTAAAATTCCTGGCGGAACAAGGCTAAAACAAGATGAAATTTCGGAGCTTTTAAGCGTTAGCGCAACGCCAGTTAGAGAGGCAATCAAAATTTTATCAGCGCAAGGGCTTGTAAACTTTGATGCTTATCGTGGCGCGGTGGTAAAAAACTTAAGCTATAAAGATGCAAAAGACATCTATGATATACGGCTGATGTTAGAGCCGATTTTGATAAAACGCTCGCTTGAAAAATTTGATGAAATATACTTAAAAAAGGCTATTTCGATACAAAATGATATCGATAAATGCACAAATCCTTATGATTGGGCTATACTAAATTCAGCCTTTCATAGCACTTTTTGGGAAGTCGAAAGCGATAGTAAGCTTTATGATATCGTGCAAAACCTGCTAATCTCATCGATTCCTTATATAACGATAACTTTGATGCACAAACAAGACCATATCGCACTTTCAGATGATGAGCATTTAGCCATCATAAATGCATATAAAAGTCGCGATGAAGGGCTTTTAATAGAACTAAACTCAAATCATACTATGAAAACTAGGGATATTTTAGAAGATGCAATCAATGCTTAA
- a CDS encoding asparaginase: MKPTISVGALGGTICMSAKNSGGGVKPSFSAEQLLEAVPKLSNLANFRAKTLFALASGSLKVENLIEVYHWAKKEVENGADGVVITQGTDSLEESAFLLNLLWDEQKPLVITGAMRNPDQISSDGAGNIYASVLTALDKNSHNRGVLVVFNNTIHSARWVHKSNTFALETFVSINAGIQGVIAEDEVKYINLASKRVIFKAPSGVLPKVSIVTSYMGECGCELKLLEDAKFNGVVVASFGAGHVSIDSMKVIESLKFPVVISSRTGSGVIAKKTYGYYGSEITLQESGCIMSGWLNPLQSRLLLIVLLANGKSKAEILETFDKI, from the coding sequence ATGAAACCAACGATATCAGTAGGTGCGTTAGGCGGAACGATTTGTATGAGCGCTAAAAACAGTGGCGGTGGCGTAAAACCAAGCTTTTCAGCTGAGCAACTTTTAGAAGCCGTGCCAAAACTATCAAATTTGGCTAATTTCAGAGCCAAAACACTCTTTGCACTAGCTAGCGGAAGTTTGAAAGTCGAAAATTTAATCGAAGTTTATCACTGGGCAAAAAAAGAGGTTGAAAATGGCGCGGATGGCGTTGTCATCACTCAAGGAACCGACTCGCTTGAAGAGAGTGCGTTTTTACTAAATTTACTTTGGGATGAGCAAAAACCTCTAGTTATAACTGGTGCTATGAGAAACCCAGATCAAATAAGTAGCGATGGAGCGGGAAATATCTACGCAAGCGTTTTAACCGCACTTGATAAAAACAGCCACAACAGAGGCGTTTTAGTAGTATTTAACAACACGATTCACTCAGCTAGATGGGTGCATAAAAGTAACACTTTCGCACTTGAAACCTTTGTATCGATAAATGCTGGAATTCAAGGCGTTATCGCCGAAGATGAAGTAAAATACATAAATTTAGCTTCAAAAAGAGTGATTTTTAAAGCGCCAAGCGGGGTTTTGCCAAAAGTTTCTATAGTAACTAGCTATATGGGTGAGTGCGGATGTGAGCTTAAACTACTAGAAGATGCTAAATTTAATGGCGTTGTCGTAGCCTCTTTTGGCGCTGGGCATGTCTCAATCGATAGCATGAAAGTTATAGAGAGTTTAAAATTTCCAGTTGTGATAAGCTCACGAACCGGAAGTGGCGTGATAGCTAAAAAAACTTATGGATACTACGGTTCTGAAATCACGCTTCAAGAGAGTGGTTGTATAATGAGTGGTTGGCTAAATCCTTTGCAATCACGACTTTTGCTTATCGTGCTTTTAGCAAATGGCAAGTCAAAAGCTGAAATTTTAGAAACTTTTGATAAGATTTAA
- a CDS encoding citrate transporter produces the protein MLVAQCLMVLTLLLMISGKTPLYTTAIIGSAISALASGVTLVATKGSVSLGSLINSGLNPVLADMTGILMFIGCMQAAGFMDEIIRHIIRVGNKLGGGAGIATAGGVAAGVIGMLTGFTQPAITAVITGKASVKLGVDPSISAGIHGHAGILGNYGGFTHPTQIAVVSLTNIGFGLINVFGVLISLSVFAFSFIRLKLMMKKDGNLLSKEQILAIAKEFEKSTLNLPAWKVFLPFVVLFVGFIFGFPIFILGVVSAVLTILLSTLSFSSGERHMLEGVAKIATPIVATIGFLFMSAVIKHIGLASLIGDVFMPILQIAPLQSMLLVSALAGFITQSNSAALAITIPFLQAALGVESVSPFFLAVMAAGGSAMMQYYLTGGPVAALATIIPVIPGSELKKANKFQRPAMLFGLFVLLVLSFVFMIF, from the coding sequence ATGTTGGTTGCACAATGTTTAATGGTTTTAACATTACTTTTGATGATTAGTGGTAAGACTCCACTTTACACAACTGCTATTATTGGCTCTGCTATCAGTGCGTTAGCTTCTGGAGTTACGCTAGTTGCCACAAAAGGCAGCGTATCGCTTGGAAGTTTGATAAATAGTGGCTTAAATCCAGTGCTTGCAGATATGACTGGAATTTTAATGTTTATTGGCTGTATGCAAGCGGCTGGTTTTATGGATGAAATCATCCGCCACATCATAAGAGTTGGAAACAAGCTAGGCGGTGGTGCAGGTATCGCAACAGCTGGCGGAGTTGCAGCTGGAGTTATCGGAATGCTAACAGGTTTTACCCAACCAGCAATCACAGCAGTTATCACAGGAAAAGCATCTGTAAAGCTTGGTGTTGATCCAAGCATATCAGCAGGAATTCACGGTCATGCTGGTATTTTAGGTAATTATGGCGGATTTACCCACCCAACACAAATCGCGGTAGTATCGCTAACAAACATAGGCTTTGGCTTGATAAATGTCTTTGGCGTGCTAATCTCTTTAAGCGTTTTTGCATTTAGTTTTATAAGGTTAAAACTAATGATGAAAAAAGATGGTAACTTGCTTAGCAAAGAGCAAATTCTAGCCATAGCAAAAGAGTTTGAAAAAAGCACTTTGAATTTACCTGCGTGGAAGGTTTTTTTGCCATTTGTTGTGTTATTTGTAGGATTTATATTTGGGTTTCCTATATTTATCTTAGGCGTGGTAAGTGCTGTTTTAACCATTTTGCTTTCTACTTTAAGCTTTAGCAGCGGTGAGCGACATATGCTCGAAGGTGTCGCTAAAATCGCAACTCCGATTGTCGCTACGATAGGTTTTTTGTTTATGAGTGCGGTGATTAAACATATCGGACTAGCTTCGTTGATAGGCGATGTTTTTATGCCGATTTTACAAATCGCACCTTTGCAAAGCATGCTTTTAGTCTCTGCTTTGGCTGGTTTTATAACCCAGTCAAACTCAGCGGCTTTAGCTATAACTATACCGTTTTTGCAAGCAGCGCTTGGAGTTGAGAGCGTGTCGCCGTTTTTCCTAGCAGTCATGGCAGCTGGTGGAAGTGCGATGATGCAGTACTACTTAACAGGCGGACCAGTGGCTGCGCTTGCGACAATCATACCTGTAATTCCCGGTTCAGAGCTTAAAAAAGCAAACAAATTTCAACGACCAGCCATGCTTTTTGGACTTTTTGTTTTGTTAGTTTTATCTTTTGTGTTTATGATATTTTAA
- a CDS encoding AraC family transcriptional regulator gives MKILSKFKDVFQISTKQFIIACSVVLLFIITNYAFNYSLLNQNLKAYEQGIFSRVQTKIQDWTASNFLNVDNMANLLEHSEINSKAELDNALYKIQKNSNFPYLILGLEDGTFYISDRDFITPHHYTPVTRDWFIDTMRAQKTIATKPYFSMRLGLRSVSICTPITVLGEKGVFCGGQPFLFIRSYFSEYKVLYDKNLFLVDGGGEILGKVGNLSTDKLNIKDPNYVSFAIKNTNWHIVFEKNREIYSSILDKFFITNLAFYLAFILIFFLTNIFWYHQNKKRSKEIATQSSLIKDILIKRKDSVLITTDASFNIINSDMENFFDISKSGNFIENVKNSKFLDDETKQEIELKLDKIVLLEMSDYLNARIETINFLITFGVLKAESERTITILFQDISYLSQSISPNNNTSMDKILIFIRQNLDDEDLCIDKLSKISGYSKFHFQRMFKNYVGKNLVSYLRELRLERAAFLLKFSQKRVQDIAINCGFKHTETFNRAFFKHYNLTPSKYKEQILENNINLVYDEIVLEDTNIQITFSEPTSDDRVYYLNDNIFGKIYYATKTDEETSNKFSKGRYIRVNFKLTNAELSKIIEKIYLVFYDENIFTDEIPTIFYTKNNLQNIDYIYMRIS, from the coding sequence ATGAAAATACTAAGTAAATTTAAAGATGTTTTTCAAATCAGCACAAAGCAGTTTATCATCGCTTGTAGCGTTGTTTTGCTATTTATCATCACAAATTATGCGTTTAACTATTCACTTTTAAATCAAAATTTAAAAGCTTATGAGCAAGGAATTTTTAGCAGAGTTCAAACCAAAATTCAAGATTGGACGGCGAGTAATTTCCTAAATGTCGATAATATGGCAAATTTATTAGAGCATAGCGAGATAAATTCAAAAGCCGAGCTTGATAATGCGCTTTATAAAATTCAGAAAAACTCAAATTTCCCATATTTGATTTTAGGGCTTGAAGATGGGACATTTTACATCTCAGATCGCGATTTTATCACGCCTCATCACTACACACCAGTTACGCGCGATTGGTTTATCGATACAATGAGAGCTCAAAAAACTATCGCAACAAAGCCCTATTTTAGTATGCGTCTTGGGCTTAGAAGCGTTTCGATTTGCACGCCTATAACGGTGCTTGGCGAAAAAGGCGTTTTTTGTGGGGGACAGCCGTTTTTGTTTATCAGAAGTTATTTTTCTGAATATAAGGTTTTGTATGACAAAAATCTCTTTTTAGTCGATGGTGGCGGTGAAATACTTGGAAAAGTGGGAAATTTAAGCACTGATAAACTAAATATAAAAGATCCAAACTACGTATCTTTTGCTATTAAAAATACAAATTGGCACATTGTTTTTGAGAAAAACCGCGAAATTTACAGCTCGATTTTAGATAAATTTTTTATCACAAATTTGGCATTTTATCTAGCATTTATCTTGATATTTTTTCTAACAAATATCTTTTGGTATCATCAAAACAAAAAGCGAAGCAAAGAGATAGCCACGCAAAGTAGCCTTATAAAGGATATTTTGATTAAACGAAAAGATAGTGTTTTGATAACGACTGATGCGAGTTTTAATATAATAAACTCAGATATGGAAAACTTTTTTGATATCTCAAAGAGTGGAAATTTTATAGAAAATGTTAAAAACTCAAAATTTTTAGATGATGAAACAAAACAAGAAATCGAGCTAAAACTCGATAAAATCGTGCTTTTAGAAATGAGTGATTATCTAAATGCTAGGATTGAGACTATAAATTTTTTAATCACTTTTGGCGTTTTAAAAGCAGAAAGCGAGCGAACTATCACGATTTTATTTCAAGATATTAGCTATCTAAGTCAAAGTATTTCGCCAAACAACAACACTTCTATGGATAAAATCCTTATTTTTATAAGGCAGAATTTAGATGATGAGGATTTATGTATCGATAAGCTGTCTAAAATTAGCGGATATTCAAAATTTCATTTTCAACGAATGTTTAAAAACTATGTTGGTAAAAATTTAGTTAGCTATCTTAGAGAACTCAGACTTGAGCGGGCTGCCTTTTTGCTTAAATTTAGTCAAAAAAGAGTTCAAGATATAGCGATAAATTGTGGGTTTAAACATACAGAAACCTTTAACCGTGCATTTTTCAAACACTACAACCTAACTCCAAGCAAGTATAAAGAGCAAATTTTAGAAAATAACATAAATTTAGTCTATGATGAAATCGTCTTAGAAGATACAAACATCCAGATAACTTTTAGTGAGCCAACAAGTGATGATAGGGTTTATTATCTAAATGATAATATCTTTGGAAAAATTTACTATGCTACAAAAACTGATGAAGAAACTAGCAATAAATTTAGCAAAGGCAGATATATAAGAGTAAATTTTAAACTTACAAATGCAGAACTATCAAAAATCATAGAAAAAATTTACCTTGTTTTTTACGATGAAAACATTTTTACAGATGAAATTCCTACAATCTTTTACACTAAAAATAATTTACAAAATATAGATTATATCTATATGAGAATTTCATAA
- a CDS encoding flavocytochrome c encodes MFDNDRRKALKTITCCSAALMLPTMSFGKINEKDVPQWDEYFDAIVVGSGFAGSAAMLSLYDHGVKGTVMIDKMPYLGGNSAYSGGSIAVSGSPDQKREGIKDSHELHIKDTLKSGHNLNDVELVTIMIDDSPRIYDWLEKSGVKFKNVGRSGGHSVRRSHATGSGSYITRPLQKKIEKEGGDIRTRVIMDEMVYNDKGEVVGIKVREKYQFNFERGFDENDNKSGQVRYYRAYGGVIVATGGWGADLKFRQEMDPSLRPDVLTTNHLGATGYTIERLMKDDIKVVDMQYIQSMHVTSQDEGGFGLGYRWITKAYVYGMMVNPKTGLRFVNEITDRKQGSDAILAMNEDGKNPPVVIMDIDGTKTVDIAELQRGMMVDAVKQFETMDELIDYYHINKKPFLEQLKRYNSFVDAASKDPNYRDPEFGRNFSEYRGKFIKVEKPPFFAARPGPKVHHCMGGIKTTKDCEVYNNEMQIVPGFYACGEVTGGRHGYNRLGSNAVLDCCVYGERAGAALAKRYDELRSRA; translated from the coding sequence ATGTTTGATAACGATAGACGAAAAGCACTTAAAACGATAACCTGTTGTTCAGCTGCATTAATGTTACCTACTATGTCTTTTGGCAAAATCAATGAAAAAGATGTGCCGCAGTGGGATGAGTATTTTGATGCTATAGTAGTTGGAAGCGGTTTTGCTGGTAGTGCGGCTATGCTTAGCTTATATGATCATGGTGTAAAAGGCACTGTTATGATTGACAAGATGCCATATCTTGGCGGAAATTCAGCTTATAGCGGAGGTTCGATTGCTGTTTCTGGTTCGCCAGATCAAAAAAGAGAGGGTATTAAAGATAGCCATGAATTGCATATAAAAGATACACTAAAAAGTGGGCATAACCTAAATGATGTTGAGCTTGTTACTATAATGATAGATGATAGCCCTAGAATTTATGATTGGCTTGAAAAAAGTGGTGTTAAATTTAAAAACGTCGGCAGAAGTGGCGGACACTCAGTTAGAAGATCTCACGCAACCGGTTCAGGAAGCTATATCACTCGTCCTCTTCAAAAAAAGATTGAAAAAGAGGGTGGCGATATAAGAACTCGCGTTATCATGGACGAGATGGTTTATAATGATAAAGGCGAGGTTGTTGGTATAAAGGTTCGTGAAAAATATCAATTTAACTTTGAACGCGGCTTTGATGAAAATGATAACAAAAGCGGTCAAGTTCGCTACTATAGAGCATATGGTGGAGTTATCGTAGCAACTGGTGGTTGGGGCGCGGATTTAAAATTCCGTCAAGAGATGGATCCATCACTTCGCCCAGATGTTTTAACTACAAACCACTTAGGAGCGACTGGCTATACTATAGAAAGACTTATGAAAGATGATATCAAAGTTGTAGATATGCAGTATATCCAAAGTATGCACGTAACTAGTCAAGATGAGGGCGGTTTTGGACTTGGATATCGTTGGATTACTAAAGCTTATGTTTATGGCATGATGGTAAATCCAAAAACCGGTCTAAGATTTGTAAACGAAATCACAGATAGAAAACAAGGTTCAGACGCTATTTTAGCGATGAATGAAGATGGCAAAAACCCGCCAGTTGTTATCATGGATATCGATGGCACAAAAACTGTTGATATAGCTGAACTTCAAAGAGGTATGATGGTCGATGCTGTTAAGCAGTTTGAAACTATGGATGAGTTAATCGACTACTACCACATAAACAAAAAGCCATTTTTAGAGCAACTCAAACGATACAACAGCTTTGTTGATGCGGCTTCAAAAGATCCAAACTATCGTGATCCAGAATTTGGTAGAAACTTTTCGGAGTATCGTGGTAAATTTATCAAAGTTGAAAAACCACCATTTTTTGCAGCTCGTCCAGGACCAAAAGTTCACCACTGTATGGGTGGCATAAAAACTACAAAAGATTGCGAAGTTTACAACAACGAGATGCAAATCGTGCCAGGATTTTACGCGTGTGGCGAAGTGACTGGTGGAAGACATGGATATAACAGACTTGGCTCAAATGCGGTTCTTGACTGTTGTGTTTATGGAGAAAGAGCAGGGGCGGCGTTGGCTAAACGATACGATGAGTTAAGGAGTAGAGCATGA
- a CDS encoding cytochrome c3 family protein has protein sequence MKKLILMMIFACSVAFGFDSNSSIMEVLRNSKGEVVTDFSSKAFPIKGIHKKLDLKCTDCHLEKDEKDYSSAMQTSCLQCHESYPKLREYTGGLGHDHNIHEGPHYEALDCDNCHKTHDEKPVNMCARCHNQESMLKLIVK, from the coding sequence ATGAAAAAGCTGATTTTAATGATGATATTTGCCTGTAGTGTCGCGTTTGGGTTTGATAGTAACTCAAGCATAATGGAAGTTTTACGCAACTCAAAAGGCGAGGTTGTGACTGATTTTAGCTCTAAGGCATTTCCAATCAAAGGAATTCACAAAAAACTAGATTTAAAATGTACCGATTGTCACCTTGAAAAAGATGAAAAAGACTACTCAAGCGCTATGCAAACAAGTTGTTTACAATGTCATGAAAGCTATCCAAAACTTCGCGAGTATACAGGTGGTTTAGGACACGATCATAACATCCATGAAGGTCCACACTATGAGGCACTTGACTGTGATAACTGCCACAAAACACATGATGAAAAACCTGTGAATATGTGCGCAAGATGTCATAACCAAGAATCTATGTTAAAACTGATAGTTAAGTAA
- a CDS encoding cytochrome c3 family protein, which produces MKKTIYIIVITAIVVLIVTYGGFKVVHATGKAPFCGSCHEWDGAIAQTNLADTVHGPSNPKGVVVTCTDCHLPHDSIAGYLFTKAKNGISEGITTFITGDPAKKDWLANREHARANYTFDSSCMRCHENAFSGVDGNKTSEISQMHAKYIEFKGTSEAMKCTDCHMHVGHKDLGKTLFDIKDTKPKTWEEWDIQRAKMLKEKK; this is translated from the coding sequence ATGAAAAAGACAATATATATAATTGTGATAACAGCTATCGTAGTTTTAATAGTAACTTATGGTGGATTTAAAGTAGTTCATGCTACTGGTAAGGCGCCATTTTGCGGAAGTTGCCACGAATGGGATGGAGCTATAGCACAAACAAATTTAGCCGATACAGTTCATGGACCAAGCAACCCAAAAGGCGTAGTTGTAACTTGTACAGACTGCCACTTACCTCATGATAGCATAGCTGGATATCTTTTTACTAAGGCTAAAAATGGCATATCTGAGGGAATCACGACCTTTATAACTGGCGATCCCGCTAAGAAAGATTGGTTAGCAAACCGCGAGCATGCAAGAGCAAACTATACTTTTGATAGTTCATGTATGAGATGTCATGAGAACGCATTTAGTGGAGTTGATGGAAACAAAACATCTGAGATTTCACAAATGCACGCTAAATACATCGAGTTTAAAGGCACTAGTGAGGCTATGAAATGTACTGATTGTCATATGCACGTAGGTCATAAAGATCTTGGAAAAACACTTTTTGATATCAAAGACACTAAACCAAAAACTTGGGAAGAGTGGGATATACAAAGAGCTAAAATGTTAAAAGAGAAGAAATAG
- a CDS encoding AAA family ATPase, which produces MIIGILLKNYKIYGGLNYIPISTKHRFSAYIGDNGVGKSSILEALDTYFNGKEWNIHSGASLTDANTPYISTVHLLDKESLKKITKNDESCFKKMQKISDLLWDFDISKLSPNSTEAKILIEELKNIDSVYKDTHMLLISGVGYKHSIINVYFSSFDSHIAKLFSEELGGFKFNSQNEEENKKFRIYFGNYNEYIKNYYSYIYIPVEAGVEEFTKLETQNMQKLMGKDINDEIIKIITTKNLDTINKSLNSFVDDLEQQLSAYTYKNGSNRKNISMNELTQKVIELFFSIRTLHKIDANNKNISAKSLSSGEKRQALIDISTALIKSQTIEDKEIILAIDEPESSLNISKTFNQFQKLLDLSTENLIQTLITTHWYGFLPITTSGNAHFLSLNMLDENKTSFKFRTFDLYNYREKIKQNSTNKPMPDEIELKSINDLVQSIIASIKSEKPYNWLICEGSSEKIYFDFYMSDLIEKENLRILPVGGSKEVQRINNYLILPLNEKEGINGKIYCLVDTDKIQINFNNGNSDNIIAKRLFNDEKQQDTLLVKIDGGDRSQVTEIEDCLNGELFIETLRSFQDKKINTILDQPGNIRTDSNSYFCFDIRPTDKKDIKEFFKKNNGFRKIEFARKYVELAQKKKYEVPKFIDEIIDFFKLKHFKN; this is translated from the coding sequence ATGATTATAGGGATTTTACTTAAAAATTATAAAATATATGGTGGATTAAACTATATACCAATCTCTACAAAGCATAGATTTTCTGCATATATAGGAGATAATGGTGTTGGTAAAAGCTCTATACTTGAGGCTCTAGATACTTATTTCAATGGAAAAGAGTGGAATATACATTCTGGAGCAAGCCTAACCGATGCTAATACCCCATATATATCTACTGTTCATTTGTTAGACAAAGAGTCTCTAAAGAAAATAACCAAAAATGATGAGTCTTGCTTTAAAAAAATGCAAAAAATTAGTGATTTACTTTGGGATTTTGATATTTCAAAATTATCACCGAATAGTACTGAAGCAAAAATTTTAATTGAAGAATTGAAAAATATAGATAGTGTATACAAAGATACACACATGCTTTTAATTTCTGGTGTTGGTTATAAACATAGTATTATTAATGTTTATTTTAGCTCATTTGATAGTCACATAGCAAAATTATTCTCAGAAGAATTGGGTGGCTTTAAATTTAATAGTCAAAACGAAGAAGAAAACAAGAAATTTAGAATTTATTTTGGGAACTATAACGAATATATAAAAAACTATTATTCTTATATTTATATACCGGTAGAGGCTGGTGTAGAAGAGTTTACGAAATTAGAAACTCAAAATATGCAAAAATTAATGGGTAAAGATATAAATGACGAAATTATTAAAATTATTACTACTAAAAATCTAGATACTATAAATAAAAGCCTTAACTCTTTTGTAGATGATTTAGAACAACAATTATCTGCATATACATACAAAAATGGGTCAAACAGAAAAAATATTAGTATGAATGAGCTTACTCAAAAGGTAATAGAGTTGTTTTTTTCTATCAGAACACTACATAAAATAGATGCAAATAATAAAAATATTTCCGCTAAAAGTTTAAGTTCTGGCGAAAAAAGACAAGCTTTAATTGATATTTCCACGGCACTTATAAAAAGTCAAACTATAGAAGATAAAGAAATAATATTAGCTATTGATGAACCAGAATCCTCTTTGAATATATCCAAAACTTTTAATCAGTTTCAAAAGTTACTTGACTTATCAACAGAGAATTTAATACAAACATTAATTACAACTCATTGGTATGGCTTTTTGCCAATAACAACAAGTGGAAATGCACATTTTTTGAGTTTAAATATGCTAGACGAAAATAAAACTAGCTTTAAATTTAGAACATTTGATTTATATAATTATCGTGAGAAAATAAAACAAAACAGTACAAATAAACCCATGCCAGATGAAATAGAACTTAAAAGTATTAATGATTTAGTTCAATCAATTATCGCTTCAATTAAATCTGAGAAACCATACAATTGGCTAATTTGTGAAGGAAGTTCCGAAAAAATATACTTTGATTTTTATATGTCCGATTTAATAGAAAAAGAAAATTTAAGGATACTACCAGTAGGCGGCTCGAAAGAAGTGCAACGTATTAATAATTACTTAATTTTACCTTTAAATGAAAAAGAAGGCATAAATGGAAAAATATATTGTTTAGTAGATACTGATAAAATTCAAATAAATTTTAACAATGGTAATAGTGATAACATTATTGCAAAAAGATTATTTAATGATGAAAAACAACAAGATACATTACTTGTAAAAATAGACGGTGGTGACCGTAGTCAAGTAACGGAAATAGAAGACTGTTTAAATGGAGAGTTATTTATTGAAACATTAAGGTCGTTTCAAGATAAAAAAATAAATACTATTTTAGATCAACCGGGAAATATTCGAACTGATTCAAATTCGTACTTTTGTTTTGATATAAGACCAACAGATAAAAAAGATATAAAAGAATTTTTTAAGAAAAACAATGGTTTTAGAAAGATTGAATTTGCAAGAAAATATGTTGAGTTAGCACAAAAGAAGAAATATGAAGTACCGAAATTTATAGATGAAATTATTGATTTTTTTAAACTTAAACATTTTAAAAACTAA